Proteins from a single region of Pseudomonadota bacterium:
- a CDS encoding ABC transporter permease subunit: protein MRAGGASSGGWGRRFVIAVPYLWLLVFFLAPFAIVLRISVSEVAIAMPPYTPTFDLAAGLGQFWRDVQQLSFANYEWLAGDPLYINSYLSSLWIAGVSTFLTLLIGFPIAYGMARAPRGLRPILMMAIILPFWTSFLIRVYAWIGILKPEGLLTLFGQTIGLLGPEDQFRILNTNAAVYVGIVYSYLPFMVLPLYAALERLDGSLLEAAQDLGCTPLKAFWVITVPLAVPGIIAGCFLVFIPAVGEFVIPDLLGGSDTLMIGRTLWNEFFNNRDWPVSSAVAVLLLLVLIVPIVAFQHVQQRQQEAGR, encoded by the coding sequence ATGAGGGCAGGCGGCGCCTCGTCAGGCGGTTGGGGCCGGCGTTTTGTCATCGCAGTTCCGTACTTGTGGCTGCTCGTATTCTTCCTCGCGCCCTTTGCCATCGTGTTGCGGATTTCGGTTTCGGAAGTCGCTATCGCGATGCCGCCTTACACGCCCACATTCGATCTGGCCGCAGGGCTTGGGCAGTTCTGGCGTGACGTTCAGCAGTTGTCGTTTGCCAACTATGAATGGCTTGCAGGCGATCCGCTCTACATCAATTCTTACCTGTCCAGCCTCTGGATCGCTGGCGTCTCGACGTTCCTGACGCTTCTGATCGGCTTTCCTATCGCCTACGGCATGGCGCGTGCGCCGCGCGGGCTTCGGCCCATCCTGATGATGGCGATTATTTTGCCGTTCTGGACCAGTTTTCTAATCCGCGTTTACGCATGGATCGGCATTCTGAAGCCTGAGGGCCTGCTCACGCTGTTTGGCCAGACCATCGGTCTGCTCGGTCCAGAGGATCAGTTTCGCATCCTCAACACCAACGCCGCCGTCTATGTCGGCATCGTCTACTCCTATCTGCCGTTCATGGTGCTGCCGCTCTACGCTGCGCTGGAGCGGCTTGATGGCTCGCTGCTTGAGGCAGCGCAGGATCTGGGCTGCACACCGCTCAAGGCCTTCTGGGTGATCACCGTGCCGTTGGCCGTTCCGGGCATCATTGCGGGTTGCTTCCTCGTTTTCATTCCAGCGGTCGGTGAATTCGTCATCCCTGATCTTTTAGGTGGCTCGGATACCCTGATGATCGGTCGCACTCTGTGGAACGAGTTCTTTAACAACCGCGATTGGCCTGTGTCATCGGCCGTCGCAGTTCTGCTGCTGCTTGTTCTGATTGTGCCCATTGTCGCCTTTCAGCACGTCCAGCAACGTCAGCAGGAAGCGGGCCGATGA
- a CDS encoding ABC transporter ATP-binding protein, with protein sequence MAKTLGPVRRAFAPWDDPIAKPLIRFENITKRFGDFIAIDNITLDIYEREFFALLGPSGCGKTTLMRMLAGFEMPTEGRIFLDGHDISAVPPHQRPVNMMFQSYALFPHMTVEKNIAFGLKQDGLPGDQINARVSEMLALVKLEPFAKRKPDQLSGGQRQRVALARSLAKRPKVLLLDEPLGALDKKLREETQFELMDLQEKLGMTFLIVTHDQEEAMTVADRIAVMDLGRFEQIDPPSVIYEEPASRYVAGFIGDVNMIEGTIEREGGHWKLKPNALPNAISVTPPDEVAPGPATLAIRPEKLAISLTAPEQDDARAVIEGEVWDIGYMGDVSIFHVQLPGDENGERLMRATIANTTRLVERPIAWEDKVWLSWDVDAGVVLTQ encoded by the coding sequence ATGGCGAAAACGTTGGGACCCGTACGTCGCGCGTTCGCACCTTGGGACGACCCCATCGCAAAACCTCTGATTCGCTTTGAGAATATCACCAAGCGGTTCGGTGATTTCATCGCGATCGACAACATCACACTCGACATTTATGAGCGTGAGTTCTTCGCGCTTCTAGGCCCATCCGGCTGTGGCAAGACCACGCTTATGCGCATGCTTGCTGGCTTCGAGATGCCGACAGAGGGGCGCATCTTCCTTGATGGCCACGACATCTCGGCGGTCCCCCCGCATCAGCGCCCCGTAAACATGATGTTCCAGTCCTATGCGCTGTTCCCGCATATGACGGTGGAGAAGAACATCGCGTTCGGCCTGAAGCAGGACGGGCTGCCCGGCGACCAAATCAACGCTCGCGTTTCCGAGATGTTGGCGCTGGTGAAGCTCGAACCGTTCGCAAAGCGCAAGCCTGATCAGCTCTCGGGCGGACAAAGGCAACGCGTTGCGCTGGCAAGGTCGTTGGCCAAACGACCAAAGGTTCTTCTGCTCGATGAGCCGCTGGGCGCGCTCGACAAGAAACTGCGCGAAGAAACCCAGTTCGAATTGATGGACCTTCAGGAGAAGCTGGGCATGACCTTCCTGATCGTTACCCACGATCAGGAAGAGGCGATGACGGTTGCTGACCGTATCGCGGTGATGGATCTTGGCCGTTTCGAGCAAATCGATCCCCCGTCGGTAATTTATGAGGAGCCAGCATCGCGATACGTCGCGGGCTTTATCGGCGATGTTAATATGATCGAAGGCACAATTGAGCGCGAAGGTGGCCACTGGAAACTGAAACCGAACGCGCTGCCGAATGCAATTTCCGTAACACCACCAGACGAGGTCGCTCCCGGTCCAGCGACGCTGGCGATCCGGCCCGAGAAGCTCGCGATCAGCCTGACCGCGCCGGAACAAGATGACGCCCGTGCAGTCATCGAGGGTGAGGTTTGGGACATTGGGTACATGGGCGATGTCTCGATCTTCCACGTTCAGCTTCCGGGCGATGAGAACGGCGAGCGCCTGATGCGCGCAACGATTGCGAACACAACCCGGCTCGTCGAGCGGCCAATCGCCTGGGAAGATAAGGTCTGGCTATCCTGGGACGTCGATGCTGGGGTGGTGCTGACACAATGA
- a CDS encoding polyamine ABC transporter substrate-binding protein: MRRHFTVLTALTGALIASTAFTAQAREVRVFNWSDYIDESILEKFTEETGIEVTYDVFDSNEVLETRLLAGQTGYDIVVPTGTFLARQIQAGVFQELDKDALPNLANMWGDIEQRMELYDPGNAYSINYMWGTTGIGINVDMVRERLGEDFDYNTWDLVFDPEVAAQLEDCGIFWLDAPTEMIPAALNYLGLDPRSTDPDEIAQARDMMMAARDTVQKFHNSENINAIANGDICVAVGWSGDMLIARDRAAEADNGVNVEYLIPGEGALMWFDQMAIPADAPNVEEAHEFLNFIMDPENIAAASNYVYYANGNEASKSLLNEDVIGDTAIYPDEETVGRLYTILPYDPRTQRVVTRSWTTVKTGQ, encoded by the coding sequence ATGCGCCGCCATTTCACCGTTCTGACCGCGCTCACAGGCGCCCTTATCGCATCCACGGCATTCACCGCTCAGGCTCGCGAGGTGCGGGTCTTCAACTGGTCGGATTACATCGACGAGAGTATCCTCGAAAAGTTCACCGAGGAGACGGGGATCGAGGTGACCTACGACGTCTTCGATTCCAACGAAGTACTCGAAACGCGGCTTCTCGCCGGCCAGACGGGATATGACATTGTGGTGCCGACAGGAACGTTCCTGGCGCGGCAAATTCAGGCCGGTGTCTTTCAGGAACTCGACAAGGATGCACTACCAAACCTCGCCAACATGTGGGGTGATATCGAACAGCGCATGGAACTCTACGACCCCGGTAACGCCTACTCGATCAACTACATGTGGGGCACGACCGGCATCGGGATCAATGTCGATATGGTACGCGAGCGTTTGGGCGAAGACTTCGACTACAACACGTGGGACCTGGTCTTCGACCCTGAGGTTGCGGCCCAGCTCGAGGATTGTGGCATCTTCTGGCTCGATGCACCGACGGAGATGATCCCCGCCGCGCTCAACTATCTCGGTCTTGATCCACGCTCAACTGACCCCGACGAGATTGCCCAAGCCAGAGATATGATGATGGCTGCCCGCGACACGGTCCAGAAGTTCCACAACTCCGAAAACATCAACGCAATCGCGAACGGTGACATTTGCGTAGCTGTCGGCTGGTCCGGCGACATGCTGATCGCCCGCGACCGAGCTGCCGAAGCCGACAATGGTGTGAACGTGGAATATCTCATTCCGGGTGAGGGCGCTTTGATGTGGTTCGACCAGATGGCCATTCCAGCCGATGCGCCGAACGTTGAGGAAGCGCATGAATTCCTCAACTTCATCATGGACCCCGAGAACATCGCGGCAGCTTCCAATTACGTCTACTACGCGAACGGCAACGAAGCCTCCAAGTCGCTGTTGAACGAAGACGTCATTGGAGACACAGCGATCTATCCTGACGAAGAAACGGTTGGGCGGCTTTACACCATCCTGCCCTATGACCCGCGTACGCAACGGGTCGTCACGCGCAGCTGGACCACGGTCAAAACTGGTCAGTAA
- a CDS encoding glutamine synthetase family protein, giving the protein MNASSQTDPQSIEVFLTDPNAILRGKWLPGSALSKLSDGVAFPYSLMGVDVWGREVHETGLHISSGDKDALCLPVAGRTLSMPWAKRPTVQAMLTMHHSDGSPFMGDPRHVLAAQVARLEERGLTAQVALELEFYIYERSEHTGRPHPIGTLPAGPDQQDMYALRDLDRHRPLMDAILSACVQQDIPIDACVSEAAPGQYEINLKHRDPLGAADDAVMLKRLISAVAKAHATDVTFMAKPFSDQPGNGMHVHVSLVGQGGPVFANPQTGEDTLRLAVAGCLETMADAQLGFVHSYNGFRRMEPGSYAPASLSWGENNRSVAVRLPRADPPARRLEHRLAGADANPYIVMALVLAAMVKGMDEGRPPVPASEGNAYEDSELTRLSSSMEDAITRFETSDFVSNSLGPDYCKLFCALKRAEYRSFADHISSIEHSIFL; this is encoded by the coding sequence ATGAACGCTAGCTCGCAGACCGACCCTCAGTCGATCGAGGTCTTTCTCACCGATCCCAACGCTATCCTGCGCGGCAAATGGCTGCCCGGCTCAGCTTTGAGCAAGCTCTCGGATGGCGTCGCTTTTCCCTACTCCCTTATGGGCGTCGATGTTTGGGGCCGGGAGGTCCATGAAACCGGGCTGCACATTTCCTCCGGCGACAAGGATGCGCTGTGTCTGCCCGTTGCTGGGCGCACCTTGAGCATGCCTTGGGCGAAGCGCCCCACGGTCCAGGCCATGCTCACGATGCATCACAGCGATGGCAGCCCGTTCATGGGTGATCCGAGGCACGTGCTCGCCGCGCAAGTCGCGCGTCTTGAGGAGAGAGGGCTTACGGCGCAAGTGGCTCTGGAGCTTGAGTTCTATATTTACGAGCGCAGTGAGCACACCGGTCGTCCGCACCCCATTGGCACACTGCCCGCCGGTCCCGATCAACAGGACATGTATGCGCTGCGTGATCTGGACCGTCACCGGCCGTTGATGGACGCCATCCTAAGCGCATGCGTACAGCAAGATATACCCATCGACGCGTGCGTATCTGAGGCTGCTCCGGGCCAGTACGAGATCAATCTCAAGCATCGCGACCCGCTCGGCGCCGCCGATGATGCGGTGATGTTGAAGCGCTTAATCAGCGCCGTCGCCAAGGCCCATGCAACCGATGTGACGTTCATGGCCAAGCCCTTCTCCGATCAGCCGGGAAATGGCATGCACGTACATGTGTCGTTGGTGGGGCAGGGTGGGCCCGTCTTTGCAAATCCTCAGACAGGCGAAGATACTTTGCGCCTCGCGGTCGCGGGATGCCTTGAGACCATGGCCGACGCACAGCTGGGCTTTGTCCATTCCTACAATGGCTTTCGCCGAATGGAGCCAGGTTCCTATGCTCCTGCGTCGCTCAGCTGGGGCGAAAATAACCGCTCGGTTGCGGTTCGTTTGCCCCGAGCCGATCCGCCCGCGCGACGGCTCGAACACCGTCTCGCCGGTGCCGATGCGAACCCCTATATCGTTATGGCTCTTGTTTTAGCGGCCATGGTCAAAGGGATGGACGAGGGCCGACCTCCGGTTCCTGCATCTGAAGGCAACGCCTACGAAGACAGCGAACTGACCCGGCTGAGCTCATCGATGGAGGACGCGATCACGCGCTTTGAAACAAGTGACTTCGTTTCAAATTCTTTGGGTCCGGACTATTGCAAGCTTTTCTGCGCTCTCAAACGAGCTGAATATCGCAGCTTCGCTGACCACATTTCGTCGATCGAGCACAGCATTTTCCTGTAA
- a CDS encoding glutamine synthetase family protein yields MHQPQHQATPPLEFAEDAPISLERGVRDAAEALAWLSERGIEDIECIVPDQAGVARGKMMPVSKYFSSATMTMPSAIFRQTIAGEYPEENKFFRYDPRDGDLLFQPDYSTLSVVPWESDPTAQLIHDAYERTGEPFSSSPRQVLQRVVGLYEARGWRPVVAPEVEFYLIKPNKDPDYPLEPPIGRSGRPESGRKSYSISALNEFDDVIDDIYDFSEKQGLEIDTLIHEEGKAQMEINLRHGDPITLADQVFLFKRTIREAALRHEMYATFMAKPMSPEPGSAMHIHQSVVDAETGQTIFSDAEEGGATPAFHGFIAGQQRYLPHVMAILAPYVNSYRRLARGALGSPPINLHWGHDNRTVGLRVPTSSASARRLENRVPGSDCNPYLALAASLACGYLGMVAGLMPDDPIEDWGHDLPYGLPRSLNDALDELTADEGLVDILGRTFVYTFKAIKEAEYDTFMRVISPWEREHLLLSV; encoded by the coding sequence ATGCATCAGCCCCAGCACCAGGCAACGCCACCATTGGAGTTCGCTGAAGACGCTCCCATCAGCCTGGAGCGAGGCGTACGCGACGCTGCCGAGGCGCTTGCCTGGCTGTCGGAGCGCGGCATTGAGGACATTGAGTGCATCGTGCCGGATCAGGCTGGCGTTGCGCGCGGCAAGATGATGCCTGTCTCGAAGTATTTTTCGAGCGCAACCATGACAATGCCGAGCGCCATCTTTCGGCAGACCATCGCTGGCGAATACCCCGAAGAGAACAAGTTCTTCCGTTACGATCCGCGCGATGGTGATCTGTTATTTCAGCCCGACTATTCAACGTTGAGCGTCGTTCCGTGGGAGAGCGATCCAACGGCACAGCTTATTCACGACGCCTACGAGCGCACCGGTGAGCCCTTTTCGTCTTCACCGCGTCAGGTCTTGCAACGGGTGGTAGGCCTTTATGAGGCGCGTGGCTGGCGGCCCGTGGTGGCACCGGAGGTGGAATTCTACCTTATCAAGCCAAACAAGGACCCCGACTACCCGCTTGAACCGCCAATTGGGCGCTCGGGACGTCCCGAATCGGGGCGCAAAAGCTACTCCATCTCCGCACTCAATGAGTTCGATGATGTGATCGACGACATCTACGATTTCTCCGAGAAGCAAGGGCTGGAGATCGACACGCTAATCCATGAGGAAGGCAAGGCGCAGATGGAAATCAATCTGCGCCATGGCGACCCGATTACGTTGGCGGATCAGGTCTTTCTGTTCAAGCGGACCATTCGGGAAGCGGCCCTGCGCCACGAGATGTACGCGACCTTCATGGCCAAGCCCATGTCGCCGGAGCCTGGTTCAGCGATGCATATCCACCAATCCGTCGTGGATGCGGAGACGGGCCAAACGATCTTTTCGGACGCCGAAGAGGGTGGGGCGACACCGGCCTTCCACGGCTTCATAGCCGGCCAGCAACGGTATCTGCCGCATGTCATGGCGATCCTTGCGCCCTATGTGAACAGTTATCGCCGCCTCGCCCGGGGCGCGCTGGGCTCGCCACCGATCAACCTGCATTGGGGTCATGACAACCGCACTGTGGGGCTGCGCGTGCCGACATCGTCGGCGTCTGCGCGGCGGCTCGAGAACCGTGTTCCGGGATCGGACTGCAACCCTTATCTTGCGCTCGCTGCGTCGCTGGCCTGCGGCTATCTGGGCATGGTGGCAGGACTGATGCCGGATGATCCCATCGAAGATTGGGGCCATGACCTGCCTTACGGTCTGCCACGCTCGCTTAACGACGCGCTCGATGAACTGACCGCTGATGAGGGCTTGGTGGATATCTTAGGCCGAACTTTCGTTTACACTTTCAAAGCGATCAAGGAAGCGGAGTACGACACTTTCATGCGCGTTATCAGTCCCTGGGAACGCGAGCATCTGCTGCTAAGCGTTTAA
- a CDS encoding aspartate aminotransferase family protein, whose product MNELSNAYPTAALRELDARHHLHPFTDHGALRAEGSRVIVKGEGVWLTDSDGNRIMDGMAGLWNVQVGHGRHEIVDAVATQMRELSYYNTFFKTTHPPVVALSHKLAELAPEPYNQFFYVSSGSEANDTALRLVRHYWDLQGKPEKKTIITRWNAYHGSTVAGASLGGMAAMHKQGDLPIPGIHHIDQPYWFGEGGDRSPDEFGVVAARKLADAIDAIGHDKVAAFMAEPIQGAGGVIIPPETYWPEIKRVLADRDILLVADEVISGFGRLGAWFGSTIYDIEPEIVTLAKGITSGYLPLGAVMVHDDIAAVIEEQGGEFFHGTTYAGHPACAAAAMANLEIMEREAVPDHVRTVAAPMMATLFEEIGDHPLVGEARTKGLLGALELVPGKPVRDRFPSEGEVGTICRDIAFDHGLVMRAVRDTMILSPPLVITPDELAWMAKTVTEIFDETGAELKRRGLW is encoded by the coding sequence ATGAACGAGCTATCCAACGCCTATCCCACCGCCGCGTTGCGCGAGTTAGACGCGCGACACCATCTGCATCCGTTTACCGATCATGGGGCACTTCGTGCGGAGGGCAGCCGTGTTATTGTGAAAGGCGAAGGCGTTTGGCTCACCGATAGCGATGGTAACCGGATCATGGACGGTATGGCCGGCTTGTGGAACGTCCAGGTTGGCCACGGGCGACACGAAATTGTCGATGCGGTCGCCACGCAGATGCGTGAGCTGTCGTATTACAACACTTTTTTCAAGACGACCCATCCGCCGGTGGTCGCGCTCTCTCACAAGCTCGCGGAACTGGCGCCTGAGCCCTACAATCAGTTTTTTTATGTCTCCTCGGGGTCCGAGGCTAACGATACAGCCCTGCGATTGGTGCGGCATTATTGGGACCTTCAAGGAAAGCCCGAGAAAAAGACCATCATCACCCGCTGGAACGCCTATCACGGCTCAACCGTCGCAGGGGCGAGCCTGGGCGGCATGGCGGCGATGCACAAACAAGGCGATCTCCCGATCCCTGGCATCCACCATATCGACCAACCCTACTGGTTTGGTGAGGGTGGCGATAGGAGCCCGGACGAATTCGGGGTCGTTGCCGCGCGAAAGCTCGCTGACGCGATCGACGCCATCGGACATGACAAGGTGGCCGCATTCATGGCGGAGCCGATCCAGGGGGCTGGAGGCGTCATCATACCGCCCGAAACCTATTGGCCGGAAATCAAGCGAGTGCTGGCCGATCGCGATATTCTACTTGTCGCAGACGAGGTGATCTCGGGCTTCGGTCGCCTTGGCGCGTGGTTTGGCTCAACCATCTACGACATTGAACCTGAAATCGTGACGCTCGCCAAAGGTATCACGTCGGGTTACCTGCCATTGGGTGCGGTGATGGTCCATGACGACATTGCGGCTGTGATTGAAGAGCAAGGCGGGGAGTTCTTCCACGGCACAACCTACGCCGGCCATCCGGCCTGTGCGGCTGCTGCGATGGCCAATCTGGAGATCATGGAGCGGGAAGCCGTCCCTGACCATGTCCGCACGGTGGCGGCGCCGATGATGGCAACACTGTTTGAAGAAATCGGTGATCATCCATTGGTTGGGGAAGCGCGGACCAAAGGCCTGCTTGGTGCACTGGAGTTGGTGCCTGGTAAGCCCGTGCGCGACCGATTCCCAAGTGAGGGTGAGGTCGGAACGATTTGTCGGGATATCGCCTTCGACCATGGGCTCGTCATGCGCGCGGTGCGCGATACTATGATCCTCTCGCCTCCCCTCGTTATTACACCGGACGAGTTGGCTTGGATGGCGAAAACGGTGACCGAAATTTTCGATGAGACGGGAGCGGAACTTAAACGCCGTGGGCTTTGGTAG
- a CDS encoding FAD-binding oxidoreductase, protein MVEHASSWYAASLPPDLDTLRDPLDGDASFDVSIVGGGFTGISAAYHLAKAGFRVIVLEAQRVGWGASGRNGGQIHPGFRKELSWFAEKMGDDIAERVKSAADDALAHLDGLIRDHAIACDRKYGLITACRSQKDFEEEILAAEEAQTRFGADAPDILDAGQTSDALGTSGHVGGLVDHRGGHLHPLSFVTALAKAAEAEGAVVCDRTPVLSIETGSGHVAAVTARGTVSAQTMVLCGNGLMKGLNREMDSRVLPITNFIVATEPIGAGAPNGILQGGMAAADTRFIVRYWRPTPDGRLLFGGGEKFHTAFPDDLAAFVRPHLVDIYPSLAETPIAFAWGGTLAVTQHRLPFIRRVDNRITVAAGFSGQGVVNAPFAGKIIADALRHDDNLLDLMSTFPCPRFPGGPAFRAPILFLAMSYFALRDRIG, encoded by the coding sequence TTGGTAGAGCACGCGTCAAGTTGGTACGCCGCCAGCCTGCCGCCAGACCTCGATACACTTCGTGACCCGCTCGATGGCGATGCAAGTTTCGACGTCAGCATCGTTGGTGGCGGGTTCACGGGCATATCAGCTGCATACCATCTGGCGAAAGCAGGCTTCCGCGTCATCGTCCTTGAGGCGCAGCGCGTTGGTTGGGGCGCGTCTGGCCGCAATGGCGGGCAAATCCATCCCGGGTTCCGTAAAGAGCTTAGCTGGTTCGCCGAAAAGATGGGCGACGATATCGCCGAACGCGTCAAGAGCGCAGCAGATGATGCGCTTGCACATCTCGACGGGCTCATAAGGGACCACGCGATTGCCTGTGACCGCAAGTATGGGCTCATCACAGCATGCCGAAGCCAGAAAGACTTCGAAGAGGAGATCTTGGCTGCCGAGGAAGCGCAGACGCGCTTTGGTGCCGATGCTCCCGATATTCTCGATGCCGGACAAACCAGCGATGCGCTTGGTACGAGCGGGCATGTCGGTGGGCTTGTCGATCATCGTGGAGGCCACCTGCATCCGCTCAGCTTTGTAACAGCACTTGCAAAGGCTGCAGAAGCCGAAGGCGCCGTGGTCTGCGACAGGACGCCTGTTTTGTCCATCGAGACTGGTAGCGGGCATGTCGCCGCTGTCACCGCTCGCGGTACGGTTTCGGCGCAGACAATGGTTTTGTGCGGCAACGGGCTGATGAAGGGCCTTAATCGGGAAATGGATTCTCGGGTGCTGCCCATTACCAACTTCATCGTTGCAACCGAGCCCATTGGTGCAGGCGCACCCAACGGCATCCTACAAGGAGGTATGGCCGCCGCCGACACCCGGTTCATCGTCCGCTACTGGCGCCCAACGCCAGACGGTCGGTTACTGTTTGGTGGTGGCGAGAAATTCCACACAGCTTTTCCCGATGACCTGGCGGCGTTCGTACGCCCACACCTGGTGGATATTTATCCCAGTCTTGCCGAAACTCCGATCGCATTTGCCTGGGGCGGGACGCTGGCGGTGACGCAGCATCGTCTGCCCTTCATACGGAGGGTGGACAACAGGATCACCGTCGCTGCGGGCTTCTCGGGACAGGGGGTGGTTAACGCACCCTTCGCTGGCAAAATCATCGCCGACGCTCTTCGTCATGACGATAATCTGCTCGACTTAATGAGCACCTTTCCTTGTCCACGTTTTCCAGGTGGTCCCGCCTTTCGGGCGCCGATCCTTTTCCTGGCGATGAGCTACTTTGCGCTGCGCGATCGGATCGGTTAG